GCCCACGATCATGTGCAGATTCCGCTGGGACTCCGCGTTCGCAGCGATCCATTCCTCGTTCTCGCTGTTCCAGACGAACTGCGTCTCGAGGTTGTCCTCGACGACGAGGTCGAGGATGACGTCGGCGGGATGGACGCCGCGGCTTCTCGCGATCTCGGCCACGCTTTTCCCCTCGAGCTCGGGGTGGGCGAGAGACCGGTCGACGAACACGGTGTGCATCGGCGGCGGCGGCAGCGTGGAGCCCTTGCTTCCGTCCGTGTTCGGATGGTCGAGCGCTTCGCGGAACTTCGGTCGGAGCTCCCGGTTGCGCATCCGCGCGAGCCTCTCGGCCGCGTCGAGCGAGGAGAGGTCGCGCCAGTGGAACACGCCGTCGAAAAGGCTCGTGCCGCGCCGGAAGTTGAAAGGACGCATGAAAGGCTGGGTTCGCAGGATGGAATAGACGGCCGCGCCCTGCCGCCTCGCTTCCGCGAGAAAGCGCGTCTGGTCCTCCCACATCTCGCGGCGGCCCGGCCGGTAACCCATCCCCTGGATGATCACGGGGAGCCCCGAACGGTGGGCGAGCTCGACGAGCCTCCGGCGGTCCTCTTCGTCGAGCCCCTGCACGGCGCTCTTGGGAAGGTAGGAAATGCTCCCTGCCCCCCCTTCCCCGGCCGCCTCCGCGAGCTGCGCCACTTCCTCGAAGGTGCCCCAGCGGGAGGGGACGGGTTGGTTCCTCTGGTCCACGTGTGTCGGGGCGTGGGAAGAAGAAAACCCCGCTGCCCCTGCCGCCATGGCCTCGCGAACCAGATCTTTCATCCGCTCGATTTCTTCGGGCGTGGCCTCTCGTTCGGAAGCCGCCTCTTTCATGACGTAACGCCGTACGGCCGAGTGCCCGACGTAGAAGGCCGCGTTGACACCGAGACGGCGGTCGAGGGCTTCGAGAAAGGACGGGAACGAATCCCAGTCCCACGGGAGCCCGTTCTCGAGGACCTTCGGCGACATGCCCTCGACTTTCGCGAAAAGCGCGACGAGGTAGTCGTGGTCGTCCGGCGCGCACGGGGCGATCGAGTACCCGCAGTTGCCGGCGACGACCGACGTGACCCCGTGGTAGCACGACGAGGTGGCGTAAGGTTCGAAGGTGAGCTGCGGGTCGTAGTGCGTGTGCGCGTCCACGATCCCGGGCATGACGACGAGCCCGTCCGCGTCGAGAACTCGCTTGGCACCCGTGAGCCGGCCGATGTCCGTGACGATGCCGTCGCGGATTCCCACGTCGGCCGTGCGCATGGGAAGGCCCGAACCGTCGACGACCCTTCCACCCTTGATGATCGTGTCGAAAGCCATGAAGTCCCTCTTCTTGCCTCGTGTCGTTCCCGGCCTTACATGGTCCAGCCGATGTACTTGAGCTCCGTGTACGCCTCCATCGCGTACTTTCCGCCGTCCCGACCGACACCGCTTTTCTTGTAGCCCCCGAAGGGGGCGTCCGCTTGCAGCGGACTTCCGTTCACCTGCACGGTGCCGGCCCGGAGTGCTTCCGCTACGCGAAGCGCTCGACCGAAATCCCGTGTCCAGACGTAGCCGTAGAGGCCGTACTCCGAATCGTTGGCGAGAGCCACGGCCTCCTCCTCGTCGCGGAACGGCATGGCGACGAGGACCGGGCCGAAAATTTCCTCCCGCGCGATCGTCATGTCGTTCGTCGCCTCGACGAAAAGCGTGGGTTCGTAGAAAAAACCCCTC
This Candidatus Binatia bacterium DNA region includes the following protein-coding sequences:
- a CDS encoding amidohydrolase, whose amino-acid sequence is MAFDTIIKGGRVVDGSGLPMRTADVGIRDGIVTDIGRLTGAKRVLDADGLVVMPGIVDAHTHYDPQLTFEPYATSSCYHGVTSVVAGNCGYSIAPCAPDDHDYLVALFAKVEGMSPKVLENGLPWDWDSFPSFLEALDRRLGVNAAFYVGHSAVRRYVMKEAASEREATPEEIERMKDLVREAMAAGAAGFSSSHAPTHVDQRNQPVPSRWGTFEEVAQLAEAAGEGGAGSISYLPKSAVQGLDEEDRRRLVELAHRSGLPVIIQGMGYRPGRREMWEDQTRFLAEARRQGAAVYSILRTQPFMRPFNFRRGTSLFDGVFHWRDLSSLDAAERLARMRNRELRPKFREALDHPNTDGSKGSTLPPPPMHTVFVDRSLAHPELEGKSVAEIARSRGVHPADVILDLVVEDNLETQFVWNSENEEWIAANAESQRNLHMIVGTGDGGAHADRDDGAEWSTYYIRSWLLDRGIFSLEEGVRRITHVPAMITGMRGRGLLARGYAADILMFDPERIRLGKKQLVRDMPGGEERWQVRPEGVVRVLVNGEVIVENGELTGARPGRVIRIGNPRS